Proteins from a genomic interval of Crassostrea angulata isolate pt1a10 chromosome 7, ASM2561291v2, whole genome shotgun sequence:
- the LOC128155203 gene encoding transcription factor Sp9-like, whose protein sequence is MTPGGSGDIVTYSGTPLAMLAAQCNKITNKSPPPLAEAAVGKGFHPWKKISSSVVQAPSPISFAAQKMNSSHFGTGSPIGLSRATTLPGTSGTCGNDIFYQSATSQPQSDPGQTALLQKIHNESTLTPQSLGGMYPRVPTMPNHPYESWPFSVSGSGSHSIKSEMAPSVSTASSWWDIHSSPSNWITDIATNSGGLHSQLPHSYPPSEYTLGHTSSLLSTGQSILQDSYKSMIPGQNDLTSASVSPFLPRPSLPGISSPRSQRRYTGRATCECPNCHEAERLGPAAAHLRKKNIHSCHIPGCGKVYGKTSHLKAHLRWHTGERPFVCNWLFCGKRFTRSDELQRHLRTHTGEKRFACPVCNKRFMRSDHLAKHVKTHSEGKKSGSGSDSDTGVDQKPTIDIKPTDAELAVKETGSLNDCRQESRNLNH, encoded by the exons ATGACACCGGGTGGATCGGGG GATATTGTGACGTATTCTGGCACACCATTAGCGATGCTGGCGGCCCAATGTAACAAAATCACCAACAAGAGTCCTCCACCTTTGGCCGAGGCCGCTGTTGGTAAAGGCTTCCATCCATGGAAGAAAATATCGTCCAGTGTGGTGCAGGCGCCGTCGCCGATATCTTTCGCTGCtcagaaaatgaacagttctcATTTTGGAACCGGGTCACCCATAGGATTGTCACGGGCTACCACCTTGCCGGGAACTTCCGGAACTTGTGGAAATGACATTTTTTACCAATCCGCGACATCGCAGCCGCAGTCTGATCCTGGCCAGACAGCGCTGCTGCAGAAAATACACAACGAGTCGACCCTTACCCCTCAATCTTTAGGAGGCATGTACCCCCGGGTCCCAACAATGCCCAACCACCCCTACGAGTCCTGGCCGTTCAGTGTTTCTGGTTCCGGTTCACACAGTATAAAGTCAGAAATGGCGCCGTCAGTCAGCACCGCCTCCTCTTGGTGGGACATCCACTCCTCTCCCTCAAACTGGATCACGGACATCGCGACCAATTCCGGGGGACTCCATTCCCAGTTACCTCACAGTTACCCTCCCTCTGAATACACGCTGGGGCATACCTCTTCTTTATTATCAACAGGACAATCCATTCTACAGGATTCATACAAATCTATGATTCCGGGCCAAAATGATCTCACTTCTGCTAGCGTTTCACCGTTCTTGCCTCGACCATCTTTGCCAGGAATTTCTAGTCCCCGATCTCAGCGCCGATACACGGGAAGGGCCACGTGTGAGTGTCCCAACTGCCACGAGGCGGAGCGCTTGGGACCCGCTGCCGCGCATCTCCGGAAGAAAAATATTCATAGTTGTCATATTCCGGGATGTGGAAAAGTTTACGGCAAAACTTCTCATCTGAAAGCTCATCTACGCTGGCATACGGGGGAACGACCATTTGTTTGTAATTGGCTGTTTTGCGGGAAAAGATTTACGCGGTCAGACGAATTGCAACGTCACTTACGAACTCACACGGGAGAGAAAAGGTTTGCTTGCCCGGTTTGTAACAAGAGATTCATGAGAAGTGATCATCTTGCCAAACACGTCAAGACTCACAGTGAGGGCAAGAAATCGGGGAGCGGATCAGACTCAGATACAGGGGTGGACCAAAAACCAACCATTGATATCAAACCGACGGACGCTGAGCTAGCTGTGAAAGAGACCGGAAGTCTGAATGACTGTAGACAGGAGTCCAGAAATCTCAACCATTGA